In Aspergillus oryzae RIB40 DNA, chromosome 6, one genomic interval encodes:
- a CDS encoding guanine nucleotide-binding protein subunit alpha (G-protein alpha subunit (small G protein superfamily)), whose protein sequence is MESERGIKPTSHCPQLSLGHVSYQAAQPGYKSSQCDQSPEKHTRGTNLAKGPPSRLLEKRQVDGSKVTVLESLSNHLRQLLEVGEGRYDTRDSVDEEYAVMRETSDSVAQLLESLYVLPVKQGQGRMAEICTDMTDIWGYVQKCGFLDEVKLECIDDGAEYLLNSLDRITEPNYIPTLEDSMWCYTKSTGITMARYTNGPSEVIFCDASGSRGERKKWDRIFDGATKVLYFVDAGSYDQCLTEEHNANRLAEELTLFNSVCSTERLNHVEIVLFIHKMDKLERKLKTMPFDSTEIENWGTFGGDPQSVDDVKDYLYNTFSAIAQKSSRSISVTFTSLRRPEEFGKTILSYASSVVNMV, encoded by the exons ATGGAGTCTGAGAGAGGGATTAAGCCGACCTCGCACTGCCCCCAGCTTAGTCTCGGCCATGTTTCCTACCAGGCAGCGCAGCCGGGCTACAAGTCTTCTCAGT GCGACCAGTCCCCTGAGAAACACACCCGTGGTACCAACCTCGCAAAGggtcctccttctcggctCCTCGAAAAGCGGCAAGTCGACGGC TCGAAAGTCACTGTCCTCGAGTCACTCAGCAATCATTTGCGACAGCTCCTAGAAGTAGGAGAAGGACGTTACGATACTAGAGATagtgttgatgaagaatacGCAGTTATGCGCGAGACCTCTGATTCTGTCGCTCAGTTACTAGAGTCATTGTATGTGTTACCTGTCAAGCAAGGACAGGGCAGAATGGCCGAGATATGCACGGATATGACAGACATATGGGGGTATGTACAGAAATGTggtttcctggatgaagTGAAACTTGAGTGTATAGATGATGGAGCTGAGTA CCTCCTAAACTCTCTTGATCGCATCACGGAACCAAATTATATACCCACCTTAGAGGATTCAATGTGGTGTTACACGAAATCGACAGGAATAACCATGGCGCGGTATACTAACGGGCCGTCGGAGGTAATTTTCTGTGATGCCTCCGGGAGTcgtggggaaagaaagaaatgggaCCGCATATTTGACGGAGCAACAAAGGTCCTATATTTCGTAGACGCAGGATCTTACGACCAGTGCTTAACGGAAGAACATAATGCAAATCGTCTGGCGGAAGAGTTGACGTTGTTCAACAGCGTATGCTCTACTGAAAGACTCAACCATGTTGAGATAGTTCTGTTTATCCATAAAATGGATAAGTTAGAACGCAAGCTGAAGACCATGCCGTTCGACAGTACCGAAATTGAAAACTGGGGGACATTTGGTGGAGATCCCCAGTCGGTTGACGATGTCAAAGATTATCTCTATAACACCTTCTCGGCCATTGCGCAGAAGTCTAGCCGCTCGATCTCTGTCACTTTCACCAGCTTAAGGAGACCTGAAGAGTTTGGTAAGACGATCTTGTCATATGCTTCGTCCGTTGTTAACATGGTTTGA